Below is a window of Streptomyces spongiicola DNA.
CGGGCGTCAGCCCTTCTTGATCTCCCAGAAGCGGAAGCCCCGGGAGGCAGCGGCGGCCGGCCCGCACACCGCGCCACCGGTGACCGGCCGAACGGCGCGAGGGCGGAGCGGGCCCCCGAACCGCCCGGAGAGCCGGCACTCCGCACCCGCAGAGCCGCCGGCCGCCGGCCGGACAGCGCGCCCCGGAACCGGGGACCCCCGCCGTCCGCGGCCCGAGCGCACCGCACACGGAAAGCCGGAGGGCGTTCGGGCACCGGGCCGGAGGCGGCCGCTCCGGGCCGCGCTGGCGGTGGCGGCCGGTGCGGCCGCCCTGCTCCTCGGCACGGGGTCGCCCGCCGTGGCGCACCCGCTGGGGAACTTCTCCGTGAACCGCTACGACGGCCTCGTCGTCGCCGAGCGCGAGCTGCGCGTCGACCACGTCGAGGACCTGGCGGAGATCCCGACCGCGCGGATCCGGCCCCGGGAGATGGCCCCGGCCGAGCTGGCGGCCTGGGCGGAGGAGCGCTGCGGCGCCGCGGCCGGTGCGGCCCGGCTGCTCGTGGACGGCCGCACGGTGCCGCTCGAGACCGGGTCCGCGCGCGCCGAGGTCCGGCCCGGCCAGGCGGGGCTGCCCACCCTCCGCGTCGAGTGCGCGCTGCGCGCGCCGCTGCCGGGCGGAGAGGCGGACCTGGTGTTCACGGCCGCGCCCGGTGAGGGTGCCGGCTGGCGGGAGATCACGGCGCGCGCCGACCGCACGACGCTGGCCGCGTCGGACGTCCCCGGTGAGTCCGTGTCCCGCGGGCTTTCCGCGTATCCCCAGCGGCTGCTGGAGTCCCCGCCGGCCCACACCGCGGCGCGGCTCACGGTCGCACCCGGCGGACCGGCGCTCGACGGGGCGGCTGCCGCGGCGGCGCCCCCGTCCGTGCTGCCGCGCGGTGTCGACCGCTGGACCCAGGCCCTGACGGGGCTGGTCGAACGCCGCGATCTCACCGTGCCGTTCGGTGCGCTCGCACTGCTCGTCGCCCTGGTGCTGGGAGCGCTCCACGCACTCGCCCCGGGCCACGGGAAGACCCTGATGGCCGCGGCGGCCGCGGCGGGCGGCCGGAGTTCGCTGCGGGAGGTCCTCGCGCTCGGCGCCTCCGTCACCGTCACCCACACCCTGGGCGTGTTCGCCCTGGGCGCCCTGATCGTGGCGGGATCGGCCGTCACCCCCGCCGTCGTCGGCTGGCTGGGTATGGCGAGCGGGATCCTCGTCGCCGTGGCCGGGGCGCTGCTGGCGCGGCGGGCGTGGCAGGACCGGGCGCACGGGCGGGGGCACACACACGTCCACTGGCTCGGCGGCGGGCGGTTCCGTACGCACACACACACGCACACGCACACGAACTCCCGCGGTGACGGCGCCGGCGACGGCCATGACCAGGGCGAGGACCGGGGGCACGACGCCGCGCAGGTGCACGGGCACGGCCACGGGCACGAGCAAACCCACGGGCACACCCACGAGCACGGCCACGGGCGCGGGCACGGGCACGGGGACGAGCACGGCCACGGGCACGGGCACGGGCACAAGCCAGGGCCGGGGCACCACCAGCACCACCACGAGCACGAGCACGAGCACCGTCGCACCGGCCGTGAGCACCCCGCCGCCGGCGACCGGCACCGCCTCGACCACGGCTCCCAGGGTCAGCGCCCCCTGCGCCGCAGCATTCTGCTGGGTCTCGCCGGCGGCCTCGTACCCAGCCCGTCCGCCGTCGTCGTGCTGGTCGGCGCCGCGGCACTCGGCCACGCCTGGTTCGGGCTGCTCCTCGTCGTCGCCTACGGGGCGGGGCTGGCCCTCACCCTCACCGCGGCGGGGTTCGCCGTCGTGCGGCTGGGAGGCCGGATCGCGGCGCGGCTGGCCCGGCGGCGCACCGCCGGGCGGCTGGCCGGTCTCGTCCAGCGGTCGGCACCGATCGGAACGGCGCTCACCGTGGTCCTGCTGGGGTGCGGACTCGCGCTCAGGGGGGCGGCGGGAGCCATGGGCTGAGCCGGGTGGAGCAGTGTCACCGGACGGGTCGCTCCGCCTCGGGGCCCGGGGCTCACCATGGGCGGGGCGCCGGTTGCGGCGGCCGTGGCGGCGGCGGTGGCGGTGGCGGTGGGAAACGGGCCGTCCGGGACCCCGTGGTCACCCGCCCGGCAGCGGCACAACCGCTGCCGCCGCCCGGTGCGCCCGCCGCCGTTCGCGGCCCCGGCCCCACCTCGCCGACCTCGCCCACCTCGCCCACCTCACTCCAGCGCCACCTGCACCACACGGGCCGGACGGGCCGCACGGGCCGCACGGGCCAGGGCCCCGGGCCCGTCCGGCTCGCGAGGGCAGGGCGACTTCCCCGTGGGCGAGGGGAAGTCGCGAGGGTGGATCCCACGGAGTGGCGGGAAGACACCGTGCGGAACCCCGGCACACCGGCGGCGCGGTGCACCACGGCCTGCCCCCGCGCGGGACAGGGGT
It encodes the following:
- a CDS encoding urease accessory protein UreH domain-containing protein — its product is MNRYDGLVVAERELRVDHVEDLAEIPTARIRPREMAPAELAAWAEERCGAAAGAARLLVDGRTVPLETGSARAEVRPGQAGLPTLRVECALRAPLPGGEADLVFTAAPGEGAGWREITARADRTTLAASDVPGESVSRGLSAYPQRLLESPPAHTAARLTVAPGGPALDGAAAAAAPPSVLPRGVDRWTQALTGLVERRDLTVPFGALALLVALVLGALHALAPGHGKTLMAAAAAAGGRSSLREVLALGASVTVTHTLGVFALGALIVAGSAVTPAVVGWLGMASGILVAVAGALLARRAWQDRAHGRGHTHVHWLGGGRFRTHTHTHTHTNSRGDGAGDGHDQGEDRGHDAAQVHGHGHGHEQTHGHTHEHGHGRGHGHGDEHGHGHGHGHKPGPGHHQHHHEHEHEHRRTGREHPAAGDRHRLDHGSQGQRPLRRSILLGLAGGLVPSPSAVVVLVGAAALGHAWFGLLLVVAYGAGLALTLTAAGFAVVRLGGRIAARLARRRTAGRLAGLVQRSAPIGTALTVVLLGCGLALRGAAGAMG